From one Triticum urartu cultivar G1812 chromosome 3, Tu2.1, whole genome shotgun sequence genomic stretch:
- the LOC125547876 gene encoding SKP1-like protein 4 has translation MASSSDNTTTVTLRSSDGEEFVVQADTIAAASVLIKNMLEDGCAAGAIPLTQVTGRILARVVDYCKRHYGDGDADAAAYVVKTTFSSGYPDLDRFDTDFVSGVDQDTLFDLLLAANYLEVQGLLDLACKTVADQMRGKTVEGMRAHFNIVNDYTKEEEAEVRSEQAWAFE, from the coding sequence ATGGCAAGTAGCAGCGACAACACGACGACGGTGACTCTCCGCAGCTCGGACGGCGAGGAGTTCGTGGTCCAGGCGGACACGATAGCGGCGGCGTCGGTGCTGATCAAGAACATGCTGGAGGACGGCTGCGCCGCCGGCGCGATCCCGCTGACCCAGGTGACGGGCCGCATCCTCGCACGCGTCGTCGACTACTGCAAACGCCACTACGGCGACGGCGACGCCGACGCGGCCGCGTACGTCGTGAAGACCACCTTCTCGTCGGGCTACCCCGACCTGGATCGGTTCGACACCGACTTCGTGAGCGGCGTCGACCAGGACACGCTCTTTgacctcctcctcgccgccaACTACCTCGAGGTGCAGGGCCTCCTTGACCTGGCCTGCAAGACGGTGGCGGATCAGATGAGGGGCAAGACGGTCGAGGGCATGCGCGCGCACTTCAACATCGTCAACGACTAcaccaaggaggaggaggccgaggtcCGCAGTGAACAGGCATGGGCCTTCGAGTAG